A region of Drosophila mauritiana strain mau12 chromosome 3L, ASM438214v1, whole genome shotgun sequence DNA encodes the following proteins:
- the LOC117141173 gene encoding uncharacterized protein LOC117141173, with product MKKRRITSTAGDANGFGVGPKARTSTRWRFRIALRREARVGQAVRQLKDLLPLVALIAGCGMIGACAAVGYSYARFEGPVVGPEHLVTVHDGRTVDYVARPEYSFAYGVEDGKTRVLQNRKETRNGDEVRGVYSVVDPDGTLRVVKYTADDANGFQAEVITNGVKTLHGHGSDGDAGGGSVDSQVRHHSAEDDEEEDERERERAPHQEKGQYQVHEDYDEGKDEQAEEDEEGGGHQEYEGSSEEGYDEADAHSQQEESSGEDY from the exons ATGAAGAAGCGACGCATAACCAGCACAGCTGGAGATGCCAACGGATTCGGCGTTGGACCAAAAGCACGGACTTCAACTCGCTGGCGCTTCCGCATTGCGTTGCGAAGAGAGGCACGCGTCGGCCAGGCGGTGCGGCAACTCAAAGATTTGTTGCCACTGGTGGCGCTAATTGCTGGATGCGGAATGATCGGGGCATGCGCAGCGGTTGGCTACTCATATGCGCGATTCGAGGGTCCGGTGGTGGGGCCGGAGCATCTGGTCACCGTCCACGACGGACGCACCGTGGACTATGTGGCCCGTCCCGAGTACAGCTTCGCCTATGGAGTCGAGGATGGCAAGACGCGCGTGCTGCAGAATCGCAAGGAGACGCGCAACGGGGACGAGGTGAGAGGAGTGTACAG CGTAGTCGATCCGGATGGCACCTTGCGTGTGGTTAAATACACGGCCGACGATGCCAACGGCTTCCAAGCCGAGGTCATTACCAACGGTGTGAAGACTCTGCACGGCCACGGATCGGACGGGGATGCGGGTGGCGGGTCCGTGGACAGCCAGGTGAGGCACCACAGCGCCGAGgatgatgaggaggaggatgagcgggagcgggagcgggCACCGCATCAGGAAAAAGGCCAGTACCAAGTGCACGAGGATTACGATGAGGGAAAGGACGAGCAGgcggaggaggacgaggagggTGGGGGTCACCAGGAGTACGAGGGCAGCAGCGAGGAAGGATATGACGAGGCAGATGCTCACAGTCAGCAGGAGGAGTCCAGTGGCGAGGACTACTAG
- the LOC117141133 gene encoding uncharacterized protein LOC117141133, whose translation MICVSRLVIINLPSVWSSKRSKDSEEKDSKDSVKPAAPRDFQRPLQIHTKRGYIKWFNKLSRCHKTRHFSGRMHPRL comes from the exons ATGATTTGCGTATCGCGACTGGTCATCATCAATTTGCCCAGTGTCTGGTCATCCAAGAGATCCAAAGACTCGGAGGAAAAGGATAGCAAAG ATTCTGTAAAGCCAGCTGCACCCAGGGATTTTCAGAGACCATTGCAGATCCACACAAAAAGGGgctacatcaagtggttcaaCAAGCTGAGCCGCTGCCACAAAACTCGCCATTTTTCGGGCAGAATGCATCCCAGGCTGTAG
- the LOC117141200 gene encoding uncharacterized protein LOC117141200 translates to MGHSSNLFWFFVFVLITKVYAALSNPLPSKVEVYNQPEVTPGKERAKVRNYFVREPYGPNTYSFGYEINDPQTQNSQFREEKRFVNGSIQGSYGYARPDGRVEVTQYMADEDGGYSVQIQIFKAGDEKVKSVWPTERPDILVERSKSDAPANVTWDPKSHLNVTVSHVADHVAQQLKEQHGIDLNHIDVCKDVLKPAVLDVIQGKDPTKGRPVQNLIPQQFPIVPFQLPADQETTKATTAEPEKTESSKYHRAQTNNAEKAPQVEEPEARLPPPGPLVNSSPSDADWQRRTIEANRREFLANLPNLSEARPE, encoded by the exons ATGGGACATTCGTCAAATTTGTTTTGGTTCTTT GTTTTCGTGTTAATCACAAaagtatacgccgcgttgtcCAATCCATTGCCATCGAAAGTCGAAGTATACAATCAGCCTGAAGTTACACCTGGAAAAGAAAGAGCCAAAGTGAGGAACTATTTCGTCCGCGAGCCCTACG gGCCCAACACATATTCCTTTGGCTATGAGATTAATGATCCGCAGACGCAGAACTCTCAGTTCCGAGAAGAAAAACGATTTGTGAATGGCAGCATTCAAGGAAGCTACGGGTATGCAAGGCCAGATGGACGCGTTGAAGTCACCCAATATATGGCGGATGAGGATGGAGGTTACTCGGTCCAGATTCAGATTTTTAAAGCAGGCGATGAGAAAGTCAAATCTGTTTGGCCCACCGAAAGACCTGATATTCTGGTGGAGAGAAGCAAATCGGATGCGCCTGCAAATGTCACCTGGGATCCAAAGAGCCATCTCAACGTGACCGTCTCCCATGTGGCGGATCATGTGGCCCAGCAGCTGAAGGAGCAACATGGAATCGACCTAAACCACATCGATGTGTGCAAGGATGTGCTTAAGCCAGCGGTGCTCGATGTCATCCAGGGCAAGGACCCAACTAAGGGCCGCCCTGTTCAGAATCTAATTCCCCAGCAGTTTCCCATAGTTCCCTTCCAACTGCCGGCGGATCAAGAAACCACCAAGGCCACCACAGCGGAGCCCGAGAAAACTGAAAGTTCAAAATACCACAGGGCCCAAACCAACAATGCCGAAAAGGCTCCACAAGTCGAGGAGCCGGAGGCCAGATTACCGCCGCCCGGGCCACTGGTCAATAGCAGTCCAAGCGATGCAGATTGGCAACGGCGAACCATTGAGGCAAATCGCCGTGAATTCCTGGCCAATTTACCCAACCTAAGTGAGGCCAGGCCAGAGTAA
- the LOC117139457 gene encoding peroxisome biogenesis factor 2 produces MEKNKYVPRVNQIDAIYLNKDIARLIRDNLLENLQAISPVLFIKIQPELDLLIQSAIWFGSVGKRCSTFGQQLLVLAYDAEKLTVSRLVLHFILTVLPGYVKSWEERRLTRRVEWFSEAITWVENSALILNILNYFRFLKTGRKPTLVDYLLGLDYISLRNNQRRDIGYKYLTRELLWGGFMEILGLVLPIINFRKLQRLLKSWTFGGAISGRRLEDRDGPAFLAPQMTLSTTCTFCGERPTLPHHMGCGHIYCYYCLNANVLTDASFCCPKCGSACPDSGIQSV; encoded by the exons atggagaaaaacaaatatgtacCACGTGTAAATCAG ATAGATGCCATCTATTTGAACAAGGACATTGCCCGCCTGATACGCGATAATCTGCTGGAGAACTTGCAAGCCATCTCA CCCGTTTTGTTCATCAAAATCCAACCCGAGCTCGACTTGCTCATTCAATCCGCCATTTGGTTTGGTTCCGTCGGCAAGCGGTGCTCCacttttggccaacagctACTGGTTCTGGCTTACGATGCCGAAAAGCTGACCGTTTCCAGGCTGGTGCTCCATTTCATCCTGACCGTCTTGCCGGGCTACGTGAAGAGCTGGGAGGAGCGACGTTTAACAAGGCGCGTAGAATGGTTTAGTGAGGCGATTACGTGGGTGGAGAACAGTGCTCTAATACTGAACATCCTCAATTACTTTCGGTTCCTGAAGACAGGGCGAAAACCCACTTTGGTGGACTACCTATTGGGATTGGACTACATTAGTCTGCGGAACAATCAAAGGAGAGACATTGGCTACAAGTACCTAACGAGGGAGCTGCTTTGGGGAGGATTTATG GAAATCCTCGGACTGGTGTTGCCCATCATCAATTTCCGTAAGCTACAAAGATTGCTAAAATCATGGACATTTGGTGGGGCGATTTCCGGACGACGGTTAGAGGATAGAGATGGTCCGGCTTTCCTGGCTCCGCAGATGACACTAAGCACCACCTGCACCTTCTGTGGGGAGCGACCCACATTGCCCCACCACATGGGCTGTGGTCATATCTATTGCTATTATTGCCTCAATGCAAATGTTTTAACGGATGCCAGTTTCTGCTGCCCCAAATGCGGTTCTGCGTGCCCTGACTCGGGAATCCAAAGTGTCTGA
- the LOC117141201 gene encoding adult-specific cuticular protein ACP-22: MAFKYLIFASALCLSLAYPLEHQYYEESHGYEHLAHHEPEPIHEYGHHQIERISLGEEHGHLEHAEPHYETHESHGHDEHVDYYAPPKYAFKYGVNDFHTGDVKSQHETRDGDTVKGQYSLVEPDGSIRTVDYTADKHNGFNAVVHKTAPVHHHEELHEHHY, from the exons ATGGCATTCAAg TATCTGATCTTCGCCTCGGCTCTGTGCCTGAGCCTCGCCTATCCGCTGGAGCACCAGTACTACGAGGAGAGCCATGGGTATGAGCACCTGGCCCATCACGAACCGGAGCCCATCCACGAGTATGGCCACCATCAGATCGAACGCATCTCACTGGGCGAGGAGCACGGTCACCTCGAACACGCTGAGCCTCACTACGAGACCCACGAGTCCCACGGACACGATGAACATGTCGACTACTAT GCTCCTCCCAAATACGCCTTCAAGTACGGCGTGAATGACTTCCACACCGGAGACGTGAAGTCGCAGCACGAGACCCGCGATGGTGACACCGTCAAGGGACAGTACTCCCTGGTGGAGCCAGATGGTTCCATCCGCACCGTGGACTACACCGCCGACAAGCACAATGGATTCAACGCCGTGGTCCACAAGACCGCTCCAGTTCATCACCATGAGGAGCTGCACGAGCACCACTACTAA
- the LOC117139456 gene encoding UPF0183 protein CG7083, which produces MLDLEIVPEISLGCDAWEFVLGMHFSQAISIIQSQVGIIKGVQVLYSDTNPLGVDIIINLPQDGVRLIFDPVNQRLKTIEVFNMKLVKLRYFGVYFNSPEVLPSIEQIEHSFGATHPGVYDAAKQLFALHFRGLSFYFPVDSKLHSGYAHGLSSLVFLNGASPVVSKMSLYAGSNVLENRAPSLPLSCYHRQMYLESATVLRTAFGHTKGLKLKLFTEGSGRALEPRRQCFTRELLFGDSCEDVATSLGAPNRIFFKSEDKMKIHSSSVNRQAQSKRSDIFFNYFTLGIDVLFDARTQTCKKFILHTNYPGHFNFNMYHRCEFQFLLQADHPSMSDSGHDLVTPTKQEHVNITAYTKWDAISSALATSERPVVLHRASSTNTANPFGSTFCYGYQDLIFEVMPNSHIASVTLYNTAPPRQPAHSWQQHKMQDIRLTVA; this is translated from the coding sequence ATGCTAGATCTGGAGATCGTGCCGGAGATTTCCTTGGGCTGCGATGCCTGGGAATTTGTGCTGGGCATGCACTTCTCGCAGGCCATCTCTATCATCCAGTCGCAGGTGGGCATCATCAAGGGAGTTCAGGTGCTGTACTCGGATACCAATCCCCTGGGCGTGGACATCATTATCAACCTGCCACAGGATGGCGTTCGTTTAATCTTTGATCCCGTCAATCAGCGTTTGAAGACCATCGAGGTATTCAACATGAAACTGGTGAAGCTGCGGTATTTCGGCGTCTACTTCAATTCCCCGGAGGTGCTGCCGAGTATCGAGCAAATCGAGCACTCCTTTGGAGCCACACATCCTGGGGTTTACGATGCAGCCAAACAGTTATTTGCTCTACACTTTCGCGGGCTGAGCTTCTACTTTCCGGTGGACAGCAAGCTGCACTCGGGCTACGCCCATGGACTGAGTTCTCTGGTTTTCCTGAATGGCGCCTCACCCGTAGTGTCCAAGATGTCTCTCTACGCAGGCAGCAATGTGTTGGAGAACAGGGCACCATCCCTTCCCTTGTCCTGCTATCACCGCCAGATGTATTTGGAATCGGCCACTGTTCTCCGAACCGCCTTTGGACACACGAAGGGTCTAAAGCTGAAGCTCTTTACTGAGGGTTCGGGAAGGGCTTTGGAGCCACGCCGTCAGTGCTTCACGCGAGAGCTGCTCTTCGGCGATAGCTGCGAGGATGTGGCCACCAGTCTGGGAGCACCCAATCGTATATTTTTCAAGAGCGAGGACAAAATGAAGATACACAGTTCGAGTGTCAATCGACAAGCGCAGAGCAAACGAAGCGATATTTTCTTCAACTACTTCACGCTTGGCATCGATGTGCTCTTTGATGCACGGACGCAGACCTGCAAGAAGTTCATTCTGCACACCAACTATCCCGGTCACTTCAACTTTAATATGTACCATCGCTGCGAGTTCCAGTTCCTGCTGCAGGCGGATCACCCTTCGATGAGCGATAGTGGTCACGATCTGGTGACGCCGACTAAGCAGGAACATGTGAACATAACCGCCTACACCAAATGGGACGCGATCAGCAGCGCATTGGCCACATCAGAGCGGCCAGTGGTGCTGCATCGCGCTAGCTCGACGAACACAGCGAATCCGTTCGGCTCCACCTTCTGCTATGGCTACCAAGACCTGATTTTCGAGGTGATGCCCAATAGCCACATCGCCTCGGTAACGCTCTACAATACTGCGCCTCCCAGGCAGCCAGCGCATTCCTGGCAGCAGCACAAAATGCAAGACATTCGCCTCACAGTGGCCTAG
- the LOC117141202 gene encoding cuticle protein 8, whose product MKYFVAIALLFAAAQAVPIELGHYAPALVHHAPVLSHAVHAVHAEPVAYPKYSFNYGIKDPHTGDIKSQAEERDGDVVKGQYSLVEPDGSVRTVDYTADDHNGFNAVVHKTAPTKIIAHAPVLHAAPVLAHAPLLHHY is encoded by the exons ATGAAG TACTTCGTTGCCATCGCTCTGCTGTTTGCCGCCGCTCAGGCCGTTCCCATCGAGCTGGGCCACTACGCCCCTGCGCTGGTGCATCATGCGCCAGTCCTGTCGCACGCCGTCCATGCCGTCCACGCCGAGCCGGTGGCCTATCCCAAGTACTCCTTCAACTACGGCATTAAGGATCCCCACACCGGCGACATCAAGTCGCAGGCCGAGGAGCGCGACGGTGACGTGGTGAAGG GCCAGTACTCCCTGGTTGAGCCCGATGGTTCGGTGCGCACCGTTGACTACACCGCCGACGACCACAATGGCTTCAATGCCGTCGTCCACAAGACCGCCCCCACCAAGATCATCGCCCATGCACCCGTGCTGCATGCCGCCCCCGTGCTGGCCCACGCCCCCCTCCTGCATCACTACTAA